In Modestobacter versicolor, a single genomic region encodes these proteins:
- a CDS encoding helix-turn-helix domain-containing protein: MGDAVDRTLDAVGPRLKQLRQRRGITLVDLSSETGISISTLSRLEAGLRRPSLEQLLPLARAHGVTLDELVDAPATGDPRIHLKPITSRDGMVVLPLTRRPGGIQAYKFVLPTGSDDAVPELRTHEGYDWAYVLNGTLRLVLGEHDLRLQPGEAAEFDTRTPHWFGATSAGPVEFLSLIGKQGERAHVRAAPRS; this comes from the coding sequence ATGGGCGATGCGGTGGACCGAACGCTCGACGCGGTGGGCCCGCGGCTCAAGCAGCTGCGGCAGCGCCGTGGCATCACCCTCGTCGACCTCTCCTCGGAGACGGGCATCTCCATCAGCACGCTCTCCCGCCTCGAGGCAGGGCTGCGGCGTCCTTCGCTGGAGCAGCTGCTCCCGCTGGCCCGGGCCCACGGCGTCACCCTCGACGAGCTGGTCGACGCCCCGGCAACCGGCGACCCGCGCATCCACCTCAAGCCGATCACCTCCCGGGACGGCATGGTCGTGCTGCCGCTGACCCGTCGGCCCGGGGGCATCCAGGCCTACAAGTTCGTCCTGCCGACCGGGTCCGACGACGCGGTGCCGGAGCTGCGCACCCACGAGGGGTACGACTGGGCCTACGTGCTCAACGGCACGTTGCGGCTGGTTCTCGGCGAGCACGACCTGCGCCTCCAGCCCGGAGAGGCGGCGGAGTTCGACACCCGCACCCCGCACTGGTTCGGTGCGACCAGCGCCGGCCCGGTCGAGTTCCTCAGCCTGATCGGTAAGCAGGGGGAGCGGGCGCACGTGCGCGCCGCTCCGCGGTCCTGA
- a CDS encoding C40 family peptidase: MRTSARPRPARSGRGALIALLTGAGLVLTPMTAQASGGPAAPVAAPVASVAAPTAATQVAVDTALAQQGKPYVWAGAGPDSFDCSGLTQFAYAAAGISLPHSSRMQSTLGTPVARADLQPGDLVFFYSPVSHVGIYIGNGQMVHAPTSGSVVSVVDVDLMGGFNSARRLA; this comes from the coding sequence ATGCGCACGTCCGCACGCCCCCGCCCTGCCCGTTCCGGCCGCGGGGCGCTCATCGCCCTGCTCACCGGCGCCGGTCTGGTGCTGACCCCGATGACCGCCCAGGCCTCCGGTGGCCCCGCCGCCCCGGTCGCCGCCCCGGTGGCCTCCGTCGCCGCCCCCACCGCGGCGACCCAGGTCGCCGTCGACACCGCGCTGGCCCAGCAGGGCAAGCCCTACGTCTGGGCCGGGGCCGGCCCGGACTCCTTCGACTGCTCGGGCCTCACCCAGTTCGCCTACGCCGCCGCCGGCATCTCGCTGCCGCACTCGTCGCGGATGCAGTCGACGCTGGGCACGCCGGTCGCCCGCGCCGACCTGCAGCCCGGTGACCTGGTGTTCTTCTACAGCCCGGTCAGCCACGTCGGCATCTACATCGGCAACGGGCAGATGGTGCACGCACCGACCAGCGGCTCCGTCGTCAGCGTGGTCGACGTCGACCTGATGGGCGGCTTCAACTCCGCCCGCCGCCTGGCCTGA
- a CDS encoding MBL fold metallo-hydrolase → MRLTHIGGPTLLVEVAGWRLLTDPTFDPPGRRYAFGWGTSSRKLIGPAVQPADLPDVDAVLLTHDHHADNLDDAGRAYLPSVPVVVTTASGAARLGGTARGVRPGESTVLEAPGRPALTVTATPARHGPPLSRPVAGDVVGFALRWDDGSLWVSGDTVLFRGLREVAERLHVDTAVLHLGGVRFPVTGPLRYSMTGRQAVRLCGVLDARTVVPVHVDGWSHFAQDRAGVERDLARAPADVRRRFRWLPVGRAVELEPA, encoded by the coding sequence GTGAGGCTCACCCACATCGGCGGGCCGACGCTGCTGGTGGAGGTCGCCGGCTGGCGGCTGCTGACCGACCCGACGTTCGACCCGCCGGGCCGGCGGTACGCGTTCGGCTGGGGCACCAGCTCGCGCAAGCTGATCGGGCCGGCGGTGCAGCCCGCCGACCTGCCGGACGTCGACGCCGTCCTGCTGACCCACGACCACCACGCCGACAACCTGGACGACGCCGGCCGGGCGTACCTGCCCTCGGTGCCGGTGGTGGTGACGACGGCGTCCGGGGCGGCGCGGCTCGGCGGGACCGCGCGGGGCGTGCGGCCGGGGGAGTCGACGGTGCTCGAGGCGCCCGGCCGGCCCGCGCTCACCGTGACCGCGACCCCGGCCCGGCACGGCCCGCCGCTCAGCCGGCCGGTCGCCGGGGACGTCGTCGGGTTCGCGCTGCGCTGGGACGACGGCTCGCTGTGGGTCTCCGGGGACACGGTGCTCTTCCGCGGGCTCCGCGAGGTCGCCGAACGGCTGCACGTCGACACCGCGGTGCTGCACCTGGGCGGGGTGCGGTTCCCGGTCACCGGGCCGCTGCGGTACTCGATGACCGGCCGCCAGGCGGTGCGGCTGTGCGGCGTGCTCGACGCGCGCACCGTCGTCCCGGTGCACGTCGACGGGTGGAGCCACTTCGCCCAGGACCGGGCCGGCGTCGAGCGGGACCTCGCCCGGGCGCCGGCGGACGTCCGGCGGCGCTTCCGCTGGCTGCCGGTGGGGCGGGCGGTGGAGCTGGAACCGGCCTGA
- a CDS encoding class I SAM-dependent methyltransferase — MTHAFDEEYWEQHWQQGRMGDAPPNPYLARELGDLPPGTALDAGCGAGAEAIWLAEHGWQVTAADISAEALVRAAGRAATSGAAERVQWVQADLAIWEPSAPFDLVTTSYAHPAMPQLEFYDRLAGWVAPGGTLLVVGHLHTSGHGHGHDSGHGHDSDDHPPAEATATAAAVTARLDGTQWDLVTADEQQRTVPGRELPLHDVVVRAVRRR; from the coding sequence GTGACGCACGCGTTCGACGAGGAGTACTGGGAGCAGCACTGGCAGCAGGGCCGGATGGGCGACGCCCCGCCCAACCCGTACCTGGCCCGCGAGCTGGGCGACCTACCACCCGGCACGGCGCTGGACGCCGGCTGCGGCGCAGGAGCCGAGGCCATCTGGCTGGCCGAGCACGGCTGGCAGGTCACCGCGGCCGACATCTCGGCCGAGGCGCTGGTCCGCGCCGCGGGTCGCGCGGCCACCAGCGGAGCCGCCGAGCGCGTGCAGTGGGTGCAGGCCGACCTCGCCATCTGGGAGCCGAGCGCGCCGTTCGACCTGGTGACCACCTCCTACGCCCACCCCGCGATGCCGCAGCTCGAGTTCTACGACCGCCTCGCCGGCTGGGTCGCCCCCGGCGGCACGCTGCTGGTCGTCGGCCACCTGCACACCAGCGGCCACGGGCACGGGCACGACAGCGGGCACGGGCACGACAGCGACGACCACCCGCCGGCCGAGGCGACCGCCACCGCGGCGGCCGTCACCGCACGCCTCGACGGCACCCAGTGGGACCTCGTCACCGCCGACGAGCAGCAGCGCACGGTCCCCGGCCGCGAGCTACCGCTGCACGACGTCGTCGTCCGCGCCGTCCGGCGCCGCTGA
- a CDS encoding DUF5925 domain-containing protein, with protein sequence MTPAPDGVVPSLSLNDVEDISDAVLLQAQWNGAMPYHRAAEVPGAIEDLGSLLPAGARVRLDQRAEKWRAVLADVGGGIVHISVRWGISNVSVVGPDLAEVEATLVQVVGAARAAVAVPDGSVRMRFWSGSGDHPVESSRTVAAPGWAAVQANYTGETAAGLAPLMRLSDVRGRSGRLVLWHGAPGTGKTTAVRALSRQWSDWCETHYVTDPEQLFANPQYLLEVAGGDEDEAPARTRPWRLVVAEDCDEYLRTDAKARAGASLGRLLNLCDGILGHGLQVLVLLTTNEDVGSLHPAITRPGRCLSAVEFSPLSQAEAQVWLGPDSPAPAGRLTLAELYALREERSLPGGRSVHEVGGYL encoded by the coding sequence GTGACCCCCGCCCCGGACGGCGTCGTCCCCAGCCTCTCGCTGAACGACGTCGAGGACATCAGCGACGCCGTGCTGCTCCAGGCGCAGTGGAACGGCGCCATGCCGTACCACCGGGCGGCCGAGGTCCCCGGGGCCATCGAGGACCTGGGCTCGCTGCTGCCCGCCGGTGCGCGCGTCCGGCTGGACCAGCGCGCCGAGAAGTGGCGCGCGGTCCTCGCCGACGTCGGCGGCGGCATCGTGCACATCTCGGTGCGCTGGGGCATCAGCAACGTCTCCGTCGTCGGCCCGGACCTCGCCGAGGTCGAGGCGACCCTCGTGCAGGTCGTGGGCGCCGCCCGGGCCGCGGTCGCCGTCCCCGACGGGTCGGTGCGGATGCGCTTCTGGTCCGGTTCCGGCGACCACCCGGTCGAGTCCAGCCGCACGGTCGCGGCACCGGGCTGGGCGGCGGTGCAGGCGAACTACACCGGCGAGACGGCGGCGGGGCTCGCGCCGCTGATGCGGCTGTCGGACGTGCGCGGCCGCAGTGGGCGGCTGGTGCTGTGGCACGGCGCGCCGGGCACCGGCAAGACCACCGCGGTGCGGGCGCTGAGCCGGCAGTGGTCGGACTGGTGCGAGACGCACTACGTCACCGACCCCGAGCAGCTCTTCGCCAACCCGCAGTACCTGCTGGAGGTGGCCGGCGGCGACGAGGACGAGGCGCCGGCGCGCACCCGGCCGTGGCGGCTGGTGGTCGCCGAGGACTGCGACGAGTACCTGCGCACCGACGCCAAGGCGCGGGCGGGCGCCTCGCTCGGCCGCCTGCTCAACCTCTGCGACGGCATCCTCGGCCACGGCCTGCAGGTGCTCGTGCTGCTCACCACGAACGAGGACGTCGGCAGCCTGCACCCGGCGATCACCCGGCCCGGGCGCTGCCTCAGCGCGGTGGAGTTCTCCCCGCTCTCCCAGGCGGAGGCCCAGGTCTGGCTCGGGCCGGACAGCCCCGCACCGGCCGGCCGGCTGACCCTCGCGGAGCTGTACGCGCTGCGCGAGGAGCGCAGCCTGCCGGGCGGCAGATCGGTGCACGAGGTGGGCGGCTACCTCTGA
- a CDS encoding epoxide hydrolase family protein → MDDAAPPRTDQAVLDDLRARLRAYRAVEGTGEHGWDRGTEPGYLAELLASWAGEYDWRPHEERIRALPWQLAGGLRVVHQRAADPAAPAVVLLHGWPDSVLRYERVLPLLTDVHVVVPALPGYPFAAPLPERDLSSAEMAPYVAAAMTELGYDRYVVSGGDIGRFVATSLALHRPDDVAALHLTDVPLFAAFTSEPASDEERDLRERVTQWRAAEGGYMHEHATKPHTLAVALGDSPAGLAAWIVEKLRSWSDCGGDVEQVFTRDELLTWVTAYWVSGSIGTSFAPYAKQSPPFERIDVPTVVQQFPGELVRSPRSVAERLFDLRGWRDETAGGHFAAWERPEEFVAGVREALALA, encoded by the coding sequence ATGGACGACGCTGCTCCCCCGCGCACCGACCAGGCAGTCCTCGACGACCTGCGGGCCCGCCTCCGGGCGTACCGCGCGGTCGAGGGCACCGGGGAGCACGGCTGGGACCGCGGCACCGAGCCCGGCTACCTGGCCGAGCTGCTCGCCTCCTGGGCCGGGGAGTACGACTGGCGGCCGCACGAGGAGCGGATCCGCGCGCTCCCGTGGCAGCTGGCCGGCGGGCTGCGGGTGGTGCACCAGCGCGCTGCCGACCCGGCCGCCCCCGCCGTCGTCCTGCTGCACGGCTGGCCCGACTCAGTGCTTCGGTACGAGCGGGTGCTGCCGCTGCTGACCGACGTCCACGTGGTCGTCCCGGCGCTGCCCGGCTACCCGTTCGCCGCCCCGCTGCCGGAGCGGGACCTCTCCTCGGCGGAGATGGCCCCGTACGTGGCCGCCGCGATGACCGAGCTCGGCTACGACCGCTACGTCGTCTCGGGCGGCGACATCGGCCGCTTCGTCGCGACGTCGCTGGCGCTCCACCGGCCCGACGACGTCGCCGCGCTGCACCTCACCGACGTGCCGCTGTTCGCCGCGTTCACCTCCGAGCCGGCGAGCGACGAGGAGCGCGACCTCCGCGAGCGGGTGACGCAGTGGCGCGCGGCGGAGGGCGGCTACATGCACGAGCACGCGACCAAGCCGCACACCCTCGCGGTCGCGCTCGGCGACTCCCCCGCCGGCCTCGCCGCCTGGATCGTGGAGAAGCTGCGCAGCTGGAGCGACTGCGGCGGGGACGTCGAGCAGGTCTTCACCCGCGACGAGCTGCTCACCTGGGTCACCGCGTACTGGGTCTCCGGGTCGATCGGGACGTCGTTCGCCCCCTACGCCAAGCAGAGCCCGCCGTTCGAGCGGATCGACGTGCCGACCGTGGTGCAGCAGTTCCCCGGCGAGCTCGTGCGGTCGCCGCGGTCGGTCGCCGAGCGGCTGTTCGACCTGCGCGGCTGGCGCGACGAGACCGCCGGCGGGCACTTCGCCGCCTGGGAGCGCCCCGAGGAGTTCGTGGCCGGCGTCCGCGAGGCCCTGGCCCTGGCCTGA
- a CDS encoding SDR family oxidoreductase, whose translation MSIRMVVAGGTGVVGRHVVEQARAAGHDVVPLSRSSGQDVVAGTGLAEALAGADVVIDVTSTSTASAKASVAFFRAATENLLAAEQAAGVGHHVALSIVGIDGETSGYYAGKVVQEQVLAAGPVPWTLLRATQFHELVPQLLGRLTFGPVAVVPEMRTAPIAAAEVATALVRLAEGAPRGRVADLGGPEEARLADLARRWSVAGGQRRRVVQVPLPGGSGRRMRDGSLLPAPGADRGRQTFAEWLADRRPGQR comes from the coding sequence ATGAGCATCCGGATGGTGGTCGCCGGCGGGACCGGCGTGGTGGGTCGGCACGTGGTCGAGCAGGCCCGGGCGGCGGGGCACGACGTCGTCCCGCTGTCCCGCAGCAGCGGGCAGGACGTCGTCGCCGGTACCGGGCTCGCCGAGGCGCTGGCCGGGGCGGACGTGGTCATCGACGTCACGAGCACCTCCACGGCGTCGGCGAAGGCGTCGGTCGCCTTCTTCCGCGCCGCGACGGAGAACCTGCTCGCCGCCGAGCAGGCCGCCGGCGTCGGCCACCACGTCGCGCTGTCGATCGTCGGCATCGACGGCGAGACCAGCGGCTACTACGCCGGCAAGGTCGTGCAGGAGCAGGTGCTGGCCGCCGGGCCGGTGCCCTGGACGCTGCTGCGGGCCACCCAGTTCCACGAGCTGGTGCCGCAGCTGCTGGGCCGGCTGACGTTTGGCCCGGTCGCCGTGGTGCCGGAGATGCGGACCGCGCCGATCGCGGCGGCCGAGGTGGCGACGGCGCTGGTCCGGCTGGCGGAGGGTGCTCCGCGCGGGCGGGTCGCCGACCTCGGTGGCCCGGAGGAGGCCCGGCTCGCCGACCTGGCCCGGCGCTGGTCGGTCGCCGGCGGGCAGCGCCGGCGGGTGGTGCAGGTGCCGCTGCCCGGGGGCAGCGGCCGGCGGATGCGGGACGGCTCGCTGCTGCCCGCCCCCGGCGCCGACCGCGGCCGGCAGACGTTCGCCGAGTGGCTGGCCGACCGGCGGCCGGGTCAGAGGTAG
- a CDS encoding MFS transporter, translating into MRTNLPAQADGPIVTDPRRRRAVLVAACVALMAVIASVSGLNVAQAELAVEFDATQSTVLWVINTYTLTLAALLLPLGAVGDRWGRRPVLLAGLAVFGLASVAAGLAPTTEVMLAARFLSGVGAAMIMPVTLAVITSSFPDEERSTAIGAWTAVAGGGGILGMYLSAVLVDVASWRWLFVLPVALVLAAAGLAVRSVPDSRETSLHRFDVVGSLSSVVAVLALIVVLHEGPVRGWTAPETLTVLLVGVIAAVGFVRWELRQPAPLLDVRLFRERGLASGSLSLLTVFGVQAGVFVVLFPFFQAVLGWSALRSTLALMPMALLMMAASGLAPRLAARIGSRLTMAAGILLGEGGLALMATFVSVEGGYRSVLAGLLAMGLGMGLSMTPSTEAITSALPRERQGVASALNDVTRELGTALGVALLGAVLSAGYRSSVESRLADAVDLPDGAAEAARAGVANALAVGGESGAAVRAAQEAFVDGWQQAMWAGVAVTGVLLVVVLARGPERSVGSGDDRGPA; encoded by the coding sequence ATGAGGACGAACCTGCCCGCCCAGGCCGACGGACCGATCGTCACCGACCCCCGTCGACGCCGGGCCGTGCTCGTCGCGGCATGCGTCGCGCTGATGGCCGTCATCGCCTCGGTTTCGGGGCTGAACGTCGCCCAGGCCGAGCTGGCCGTCGAGTTCGACGCCACGCAGAGCACCGTGCTCTGGGTCATCAACACCTACACGCTCACCCTGGCCGCGCTGCTGCTGCCGCTCGGCGCGGTCGGCGACCGCTGGGGCCGCCGGCCGGTGCTCCTGGCGGGCCTGGCGGTGTTCGGGCTGGCGAGCGTGGCCGCCGGGCTGGCGCCGACGACGGAGGTGATGCTGGCCGCGCGGTTCCTCAGCGGCGTGGGCGCGGCGATGATCATGCCGGTCACCCTCGCCGTCATCACCTCGTCGTTCCCCGACGAGGAGCGCTCGACGGCGATCGGCGCGTGGACGGCGGTCGCCGGTGGTGGCGGGATCCTGGGGATGTACCTGTCGGCCGTGCTGGTCGACGTGGCGAGCTGGCGGTGGCTGTTCGTGCTGCCGGTCGCCCTGGTGCTCGCCGCTGCGGGCCTGGCCGTGCGGTCGGTGCCGGACTCGAGGGAGACGTCGCTGCACCGGTTCGACGTCGTCGGCTCGCTCAGCTCGGTGGTCGCCGTCCTGGCGCTCATCGTCGTCCTGCACGAGGGGCCGGTGCGGGGCTGGACGGCGCCCGAGACGCTGACCGTCCTGCTCGTCGGTGTCATCGCCGCGGTGGGCTTCGTCCGCTGGGAACTGCGCCAGCCCGCTCCCCTGCTCGACGTCCGGTTGTTCCGGGAGCGCGGTCTGGCCAGCGGCTCCCTCTCGCTGCTCACCGTCTTCGGCGTGCAGGCCGGGGTCTTCGTGGTGCTGTTCCCGTTCTTCCAGGCGGTGCTCGGCTGGTCGGCGCTGCGCTCGACGCTGGCGTTGATGCCGATGGCGCTGCTGATGATGGCCGCCTCCGGCCTCGCCCCGCGGCTCGCCGCACGCATCGGCAGCCGGCTGACCATGGCCGCCGGGATCCTGCTGGGCGAGGGCGGGCTGGCACTGATGGCCACGTTCGTCTCCGTCGAGGGCGGCTACCGCTCGGTGCTGGCGGGTCTGCTGGCCATGGGGCTCGGCATGGGCCTGTCGATGACCCCGTCCACCGAGGCGATCACCAGCGCGCTGCCGCGCGAGCGCCAGGGCGTCGCCTCGGCGCTCAACGACGTCACCCGCGAGCTCGGCACCGCGCTCGGCGTCGCGCTGCTCGGCGCGGTGTTGTCCGCCGGCTACCGCAGCTCCGTGGAGTCCCGGCTGGCCGACGCGGTCGACCTGCCGGACGGCGCCGCGGAGGCCGCCCGGGCCGGGGTGGCCAACGCGCTCGCAGTGGGCGGGGAGTCCGGGGCGGCGGTCCGGGCAGCCCAGGAGGCGTTCGTCGACGGCTGGCAGCAGGCGATGTGGGCCGGCGTCGCGGTGACGGGAGTGCTGCTCGTCGTCGTCCTCGCCCGCGGACCCGAGCGCTCGGTCGGGAGCGGCGACGACCGCGGCCCGGCATGA
- a CDS encoding alpha/beta hydrolase — protein MSAPDTIVLVHGFWVTPRSWEGWQAHYEAKGFRVLAPAYPGFEVEVEALNADPTPVAEVTLPQIVDHLAGVIGALDSPPVLIGHSAGGAVTQLLLDRGLGAVGVALNSAPTEGVRVLPLSQLRSTWTAFKNPANRHRAVPLTEEQWHYAFTNTFDAEESRRLYERYAIPAPGNIIWSGVLANLMPGPQDAHVDYGNAARPPLLFVSGSEDHIMPPSVQRSNAKHYRGGTVTEVIEYEGYPHLLPASPGWERIADEVLEWALAHAAPARVTGAQ, from the coding sequence ATGAGCGCGCCCGACACCATCGTCCTGGTCCACGGCTTCTGGGTGACCCCGCGCAGCTGGGAGGGGTGGCAGGCGCACTACGAGGCGAAGGGCTTCCGCGTGCTGGCCCCGGCCTACCCGGGGTTCGAGGTGGAGGTCGAGGCGCTGAACGCCGACCCGACGCCGGTCGCCGAGGTGACGCTGCCGCAGATCGTCGACCACCTGGCCGGCGTGATCGGTGCGCTGGACAGCCCGCCGGTGCTGATCGGCCACTCGGCCGGCGGCGCGGTCACCCAGCTGCTGCTCGACCGGGGGCTGGGCGCGGTCGGCGTCGCGCTCAACTCCGCGCCCACCGAGGGCGTGCGGGTGCTGCCGCTGTCGCAGCTGCGCTCGACGTGGACGGCGTTCAAGAACCCGGCGAACCGGCACCGCGCCGTCCCGCTCACCGAGGAGCAGTGGCACTACGCCTTCACCAACACCTTCGACGCCGAGGAGTCGCGGCGGCTCTACGAGCGGTACGCCATCCCGGCGCCGGGGAACATCATCTGGAGCGGGGTGCTGGCCAACCTGATGCCCGGGCCGCAGGACGCGCACGTCGACTACGGCAACGCCGCCCGCCCGCCGCTGCTGTTCGTCTCCGGCAGCGAGGACCACATCATGCCCCCGTCGGTGCAGCGCTCGAACGCCAAGCACTACCGCGGCGGCACGGTCACCGAGGTCATCGAGTACGAGGGGTACCCGCACCTGCTGCCGGCCTCACCGGGCTGGGAGCGGATCGCCGACGAGGTGCTCGAGTGGGCGCTGGCGCACGCGGCCCCGGCGAGGGTCACCGGCGCGCAGTGA
- a CDS encoding helix-turn-helix domain-containing protein, with the protein MLLLDTSALPRTDRLEAFRVAMQEASVPCRVEHRPRTGGLHARMTLVPLGAASVFNTDASGFRLVRTPRHVRQESVPMVALAFQQAGRGEYAQRGHEQVVRGADLMLVDLTAPYSFGCATGGGSRSFQVPQDQLALPMDVVRRAVPRLRSSPLHGLVRAHLDQVCNRADEFAAATGAAALGTATVELVRALLVSAAGETRLSAAVREQTLVSRVRAYVAQHLTDPDLTPATIAAAHAVSVRLLYQACSEAGLSLEQHVITARLERARAALVSPAGRRRSIAATAAACGFADPSHFARRFKAAYGLTPREWQRADL; encoded by the coding sequence ATGCTGCTCCTCGACACCAGCGCCCTCCCCCGGACCGACCGCCTCGAGGCCTTCCGGGTGGCCATGCAGGAGGCCTCGGTGCCGTGCCGCGTCGAGCACCGCCCGCGCACCGGCGGGCTGCACGCCCGGATGACGCTGGTGCCCCTCGGTGCCGCCTCGGTCTTCAACACCGACGCCTCCGGCTTCCGGCTGGTCCGCACGCCGCGGCACGTGCGCCAGGAGAGCGTCCCGATGGTGGCCCTGGCGTTCCAGCAGGCCGGTCGGGGCGAGTACGCGCAGCGGGGGCACGAGCAGGTGGTGCGCGGCGCCGACCTGATGCTGGTCGACCTCACCGCGCCCTACTCGTTCGGCTGCGCGACCGGCGGCGGGTCGCGGTCGTTCCAGGTGCCGCAGGACCAGCTGGCCCTGCCGATGGACGTCGTCCGCCGGGCGGTCCCGCGGCTGCGGTCCAGCCCGCTGCACGGGCTGGTGCGCGCGCACCTGGACCAGGTCTGCAACCGGGCCGACGAGTTCGCCGCGGCCACCGGCGCTGCGGCGCTGGGGACGGCGACCGTCGAGCTGGTGCGGGCGCTGCTGGTCTCGGCGGCCGGGGAGACGCGGCTGTCCGCGGCGGTGCGCGAGCAGACGCTGGTCAGCCGGGTGCGGGCCTACGTCGCGCAGCACCTCACCGACCCCGACCTGACCCCGGCGACGATCGCCGCCGCGCACGCCGTGTCGGTGCGGCTGCTCTACCAGGCGTGCAGCGAGGCCGGCCTGAGCCTGGAGCAGCACGTCATCACCGCGCGGCTGGAGCGGGCCCGGGCTGCTCTCGTCTCGCCCGCGGGACGGCGGCGGTCGATCGCCGCGACCGCCGCCGCCTGCGGCTTCGCCGACCCGAGCCACTTCGCCCGCCGCTTCAAGGCCGCCTACGGGCTGACCCCGCGTGAGTGGCAGCGGGCCGACCTCTGA